The following nucleotide sequence is from Pseudomonas sessilinigenes.
CTACGAACCACCGGGGCAAACAACGCGGGATCGATATCGATCTGGCAGACAGCGAGGGACGAGTCATGGTGCGATTGAGCGGATTCAGCAGCCGGGCGCCGGCGGATAAATCGCCGCTGGAGGCGACAGACACCGACCCGCTCCAGGAACTGAGCCTGATGCCGGCCTGGGAGCCAATCCTCGAGCAGCCGGGCAACACGCTGAGCGATTCGCGGCCTGGGGGCCGGATGGTAGAAATCTGCGGCGAGGTGGAGCAAGGCCAATTGACCGCCGGCGGCCAGGGCGCCTGGCAATCCTGGCTCCAGCAGCAGGAGCCGTTCGAACACCTGGTCTGGCACGTACCGCCAGGCCAGCCCTGGGCCGCCAAGGCCGCCTTCCTGTTGATCAAGGCCCTGCTGGAGCTGGGACACGGCGGGCGGCCGCTGGGTCTTTGCGTCGTCACCCGCCAAGCCCTGGGCGTACGCCCGCAGGAGCTGGGCGATCCCTTCCAGGCCAGTGTGCACGGTCTGATCGGTAGCCTGGCCAAGGAATACCCCAATTGGCGCCTGGACCTGGTGGACCTGGCGCCGCAAGACCCGATTCCCTGGTCGGCGCTGCTCGGCCGCACGCCAGGCGTGGCCGGAGAAACCCTGGCCTATCGCCAGGGCCGTGGCTATCGCCAACGCTTGCTGGTCTGCCAGCTCGCCGCACCGGCGCAACCGGCCTTCCGCCAGGCGGGGGTATATGTACTCCTCGGCGGCGCCGGTGGCATTGGCGTGGCGTTCAGCGAGTACCTGATCCGCCAGTACCAGGCCCAGGTGGTATGGCTGGGCCGGCGCAGCGAGGACCAGGCGATAGCCGATCAATGTGCACGCCTCGCGGCGCTGGGCCCGGCGCCCCTGTACCTGCAGGCCGACGGCCGCGATCGCGCCGCCCTGGAAGCGGCGCTCAGCGAAATCCACGGGTGCTATGGCGCCGTGCATGGCGTGGTGCACGCCGCGCTGGTGCTGGCCGATCGCAGCCTGGCACAGATGGATGAACAGACCTTCGAGGCGGCGCTGGCGGCCAAGCAGGAAACGGCGCTGAACCTGGACGCGGTCTTCGGCAACGAACCCTTGGACCTGATGCTGTACTTCTCGTCGTTGCAAAGCTTCGCGCGGATGGCGGGGCAGGGAAACTACGCCGCTGGCTGTTGCTTCGTCGATGAATTTGCCCGCAATGCGCAACGTCCCTATCCGGTAAAACTGGTGCACTGGGGTTACTGGGGTGGGGTCGGCGTGGTGGCATCGCCCGACTACCGGGCGCGGATGACCCAGGTCGGAATCGGCTCGATCGAGGCCCCACAGGCCATGGCGTGGTTGGAAAACTGGCTGGCCGGCCCACTGGAGCGTCTTGGGTTCGCCAAGCTGGACTTGGCCAGGGTTGCCCCCGCCTGGGGCATCGCCAGCGATGAAGTGGCAGAACTCATGCCCGCGGTGCCTGTCGTGTCGCTGCCGGTACCGCCGCTACTTGCCCCGCCGGTCACTGCGGCCAGTGCCTGGCAAGCGCTGGAGCAACGCCTGAAGCCACTGCTGTACAGCCTGCTGCAAGAACACGGTTGGTTGGCAACCGAGCAGGGACTGGCACCGCAATACCAGCGCTGGCGTGCAGCGGCGTTGCGCCTGGCCGGCCATCCCGAGGCGGATACCGGTTGGGACCGGCAGTGGTCGCAGTGGCAGGCCTACTGCGAACAGGTACTGGCAGGAACCGAGCCGCGCGGCCTGGAGACCCAGGTACGCCTGCTCGACCAGATGCTGCGGGCATTGCCGGCGATATTGCGTGGCGAGCGGGAGGCGACCCAGGTGCTGTTCCCCGAAGGGCGACTGGATGGGGTCGAAGCCCTGTATCGGGATCACCCGGTGGCAGATCACTTCAACGCAGTGCTGGGTGAGCGCCTGCAGGCCTATGTCGAGCAGCGCTTGCGCCTTGAGCCCCAGGCGCGCCTGCGGATCCTGGAGGTCGGCGCCGGGACCGGCGGTACCAGTGCCGGGCTCTTGGCGCGCCTGGCGCCATACGCCGGACAGATCGACGAGTACGCCTATACCGATGTGTCGCCGGTCTTTCTCGAGCATGCCCAACAGCACTACGCGCCCCGGGCTGGTTACCTGCGAACCGGCTTGCTGGACATCGAGCGGGACCCTTCGAGCCAGGGTTTCCAGGCCGGAGGCTATGACGTGGTAGTGGCGGCGAACGTGCTGCACGCGACCCGAGACATCACGCAGACCCTGGGACAGGTCAAGAGCTTGCTCAAGGGCAACGGACTGTTGCTCTTGAACGAGGCCACCCAGGCACACCTGTTCGGGCATTTGACGTTCGGCCTGCTGCCCGGGTGGTGGCTGGCCGAGGACCCAGAGCTGCGTATCCCGGGCACGCCGATGCTGACTCCCGCCAATTGGCGCTGCGTGCTGCAAACACAAGGATTTTATGGCGTGGACATCCCGTGCGGCACGACCCAGGCCCTGAGCCAGGAAATCATCCTGGCCATCAGCGACGGCGTCGTGCGCCATGCCGTCACGCCTATCGAACCGCTTTCCGCCGCACCTGCCGGGCCCACGACTGAAGCGCAAGGCGCCCAGCCGCCTGCGGCGCCGTCCGGCCTGGATGCCCAGGAACTGGCGACCCAGGTCGAAGCGGCGATCACCCAGATGATTTCCGACTACCTGAAGATCGCCCGTGAAGAGCTGGATCGAAATACGCCCTTTGGCGAGTTCGGTTTCGATTCGATCGCTTCGACGGCGTTTACCCGGCTGCTCAATGAGCGTTATGGCCTGGACATGGCGCCCTCGGAGTTTTTCGAGACCCCGACGATTGCCGCGCTGGCCAGCTACCTGGCGCAGGAGTACCGGGCCGAACTGCAGCCGCTCTTTGCCCCGGCCCAGGCGCCCCGAGCGTCCGAGGCGAGCGCGCCGAAAGTTGCCGCACCCAGGGTCGATCATGTAGCCCAAGGCCCGGGGGGCGAGCCCGGCCTGACCAAGGCGGGCGCCGAACCGATCGCCGTGATCGGCATGAGCGGGCGTTTCCCTGAGGCCGAGGACATCGACGCGCTGTGGCGCAACCTTGAGGCGGGCCGCGACTGCATCGGTGAGTTGCCCCTGGGGCGGTTTGGCGCCGGGCCAGAGCCTACCTTGCGCCATGCCGGAGTGCTGGAAGACCTGGATGGGTTCGATCCGGCCTTCTTCAATATTTCACGCCGCGAGGCCCAGGGCATGGACCCCCAGCACCGCTTGCTGATGATGCAGGTCTACAAGGTGATCGAGGATGCGGGGTACTCGGTGCAAAGCCTCTCGGGCAGCAATACTGCGCTGCTGGTGGGTACCTGCGCCACGGGTTATGCCCAGCTGCTGGCCCAGTCCGGCGAGGCCGTGACCGCGGCACTGGCAGTGGGCACCGCTGGATCGATGGGCCCCAATCGCATGAGCTACTGGCTGAACTGGCATGGGCCGAGCGAGCCCATCGAAACCGCCTGTTCGAGTTCCCTGGTGGCCGTGCATCGGGCCGTGACCTTGTTACGTACTGGGCAGTGCGACCAGGCGGTGGTGGGTGGCGTCAACACCCTGCTTTCAGCAGAGGCCCATGAGAGCTTCATGCATGCCGGGGTGCTGAGCGGCGATGGGCGATGCCGGGCGTTTTCGGCCCAGGCTGGCGGCTATGTACGGGGCGAAGGGGTGGCAATGCTGATGCTCAAGCCACTGTCCGCGGCCGAGCGTGACGGCGACCACATCCATGGCTTGATCCTTGGTAGCGCGCAGAATCACGGCGGCCAGGCCAACTCGCTGACCGCACCCAATCCGCAGGCCCAGGCCAAGGTGATCGAAACGGCGCTGCGTGAAGCCGGGGTGGACCTGGCTAGCATCGGCTACATCGAGGCCCATGGCACCGGCACCGAGCTGGGCGATCCGATCGAGATCAAGGGCCTGAAGCAGGCGTTCCGTAAGCTGGCGGGCAAGGATGCGTTGGCCGAGCACAGCGTCGGCCTGGGAACCATCAAGAGCAACATCGGCCACCTGGAACTGGCGGCCGGAGTGGCGGGGCTGGTCAAGGTGCTATTGCAGATGCGCCATGGGTGCCTGGTCCAGAGCCTGCACAGCCTGCCGCTGAACCCGCAGATCGAACTCGCGGGCAGTCCGTTCTATGTGGTGGATGCCAAGCGGCCCTGGCCGGCGCTCGTCGATGGCCGGGGCAACGTGCTGCCCAGGCGCGCCGGGGTCAGCTCGTTCGGCTTTGGCGGGGTGAATGCCCATGTGGTGCTGGAGGAGTATCGGCCGCAGTCGCTCCCGGCCCAAACGGCCCAAGCCAAGCCGGTGCTGGTGCTGCTCTCGGCCCGGAACGCCACAGGACTCAAGGCGCGGGTCGAGCAACTGCTGGCCTTTATGGAGCACCGTGAAGTGGACCTGCAATCCCTGGCGTACACCCTGCAGGTAGGGCGCGAGGCGATGAAGGTGCGCCTGGCTTGCGTGGTGGATTCCGTTGATAACCTGCGCAGCCGGCTGCGGGCTTACCTGGGCGAAGAGGGTGGGCAGGGCGAGATTTTCCATGGCGATATCAAGCGCGACCCGGGCCTGCAAATGATCTTCCAGGCGGACGAGGACCTGCAGGAAACCGCCAGCAGGTTGATCGCCCAGGGCAAGCTGGGGCGACTGGCGCAGTGGTGGGTATTGGGCCTGGAGATCGACTGGACGCGCCTGTATGGCCAGCAGCGGCCGCGGCGGATCAGCTTACCGACCTACCCCTTCGCCCTGGAGCGATGCTGGGTGCAAGCATCCGCCAAACCGCGCGCTAGCCAGCCGCACCGCGAGCCTGCGCCGATTGCGTCGTTGCCCGGCAAGCCACGGGGTTTGCGCCTGCAGGCGACGGAAGAACGCGCCGAGCTACGGGCCGTCGCTTCCCAGGGCGGGGCGTCGAGCGGGCATTCCACGGTGCAGGTGGCCGTGGCAGCGCGACAAATATCGCAGGACACAGCGGCTACCACTGCCATGCCTGATAGCCGGCGGGATCGTATCGAACTGACGGAGCTGGAAGGCGTTCTCAGGCAAACCCTGGCCGAAGCACTGCGGATCGAGGTCGATGATATCGATCCGGACGAAATACTCTCCGATCGTGGACTGGATTCCATCGTTGCGGTGGAATGGATCCGCGATATAAACAAGCGTTACTCAATCCTGCTCAACACCAGCAAGGTCTATGAGTTCCCAACGATCCGCAAGATGGCCCTGCTCGTACAGCAAACCAGGGAGCAGTTGCGGGCCACTGCGCCGGATAGCGAAGCAGCACCCATCGTACCGCTTGCCGAGGAGTGCCGCGCTGCTAGCCAATCGCACCCCGAGCCAGCAACTTCCTCCGGCCAGCGGTTGGCAATGGAGAACGAGGTCACCACCAGCGCGTCTGGCGAAAATGCATCGATCCGCCAGCGCCAGCTCGAGCAAGAACTGACGGCAAGCCTGGCCGAATCACTGCGAATCGACGGCCAGGATATCGACCCGGAGCGGATCTTGTCCGAGATCGGGCTGGATTCCATCATTGCGGTTGAATGGATTCGCGACATCAACCGGCGTTATTCGATCCTGCTCAACACCAGCAAGGTGTACGAATTTCCGACAATCCGAACGCTGGCGATGCTGGTAGGCCAGTTGCGCGATGGCACCGCCAGTGCCACGCAGCATGCATCCGGCACGCCACCGCAAGTGGTCAAGGAGGCCAAGGAAAAAACCTTAGCAGGTTCAGTTTCAGCCCCGTCCAAGGTGTTGAGCCCGGTGGTGATACCCGAGATGGACTCTAGGGCGGCGATGGCTATTTCCGTGCTGGATCCAACCACTTCCGAGCCAAACTCAACGCTTGCCGTGCAATCCCGGGTACTCGCCAGTCAGCTTAGACTGGACACCTTGATCGGCTCGGACATCCTGCGTGCGGCCTCACAACTAGCGCCACCCGCCGACTTGCCGCCAAACCAGGTGCTGTTGACGGGGGCCAGCGGTTTCGTTGGCCGCTTCCTCGCCCTGGCCCTGGGCCAAGGTCTTGAAGCGCGAGGGGGAACGCTCTACTGCCTGGTCCGTGCGGCTTCGGATGAGGCTGCCCGGCAGCGGCTGGTCGAGAGCCTGGCGGCGTCTAATGAACTGCAGCAGCGTCTGGTCGAGTTCCTGCGAGCCGGGCGCCTGGTGATCCTCGCGGGCGACCTGACCAAGCCGCGCCTGGGCCTGGCGCAACCGACCTGGGACATGTTGGCGCACAAGGTCGAAGCCATCGTGCACAACGGCGCTTTGGTCAATCACCTGCTGGCCTACAACCAATTGCACGGGACCAATGTCCACGGCACTGCCGAGGTGATACGCCTGGCGCTTTCGGGAAGGAAAAAGACCATCAACTTCCTTTCCAGCATCGCCGTGGGCAATCCGGTGAACCGGAACGAGCCGATCCATGAGGGCGAGAAAGCCCTGGAACTCTATGACAACTGCCTGGGCGCAGGGCGGTACGCCGCAGGTTATGCGGCCAGCAAGTGGGCTGGCGAAGCGTTGCTGCAAGAGGCGTGGGAAAAATGGTTGGTACCGGTCAAGGTGTTCCGCTGCGGCATGTTGTTACCACACAGTACCCATCGTGGATTCGTCAATCTTGGCGACGTGTTCTCGCGTTTCCTGGTCAGCCTGGTCCAGACCGGCATCGCTCCACCTTCGCTGCATTTCGACAGCTCTCGTCCCGTGGCTGCGGGTTTTCGTGGTTTGCCGGTGGATGTGGCCGTACGCTCGATCGCCCAGATCAGTCTTGGAGCGGATACCGGGTACTCCATCTACCACGTCCTGAGCAATGCTCCTGGCGCTCCCAGCCTTGATCAACTGGTGGACTGGATACAGGAGCTGGGCTATCCGATAGACAGGCTGCAAAGTACCCAGGCCTGGCGCGCAGACTTCATGGTGCGCCTGGAGGCACTCAGCGCCCGGCCAAGGTCCTACAGCCTGTACTCATCCGTCTATCAACTGGACGAACTGCAGGATGTACTGCATCAACCCGAGTTCGACAGCCACAGGTTTGCCGAGCGCACCCGCTCGCTCATTGACGGCCCGGCGGTACAGGACTGCCTGGCGCCGATCGACAGGG
It contains:
- a CDS encoding thioester reductase domain-containing protein, translating into MDPRSPQDETTATPGASEQAAKPLLQACPEQAAIAIVGMSGRYPGADSLEAYWRNLVDGRDCVGEIPATRWDVDAYFDPAIPSPGKAYSKWLGSLEAIECFDPLFFNIAPTEAQRMDPQQRLFLEEGYRAFEDAGRAPQELSESRCGVYLGISGSEYGTLVQQRLGLVDMIGSSPAIAAARIAYFLNLKGPAIPVDTACSSSLVAMHLACQALRNGEVDLALAGGVALYLMPELYVCMCAAGVLSPTGKCRTLDNQADGFVPAEGVGALVLKRLADAERDGDPIHGLIIGSGINQDGRSNGLTAPNQDSQAALLREVYQRHGIDPASISYVEMHGTGTKLGDPIELNALSTVFREGTRESGFCGLGSVKSNIGHTSAAAGVAGVHKVLLQMRHRQLVPTLNYSSPNEHFDLKLEQSPFFVCTSGQPWAPTSGVPLRAAVSSFGISGTNAHLMLEEYRRPQASRSRVELDEQHPLLIVLSAKRPAQLKSCAARLKAFLENTTDVDWPALAHTLQAGRAPLEQRLAFVATAPGQVIATLAAFIEGQALEQVMVGDVRKTLAHTGDVDPAKALSGADGLALLELGREWVKGTQIDWRSLYAEQPGGRMALPTYPFARERYWIEQPPDAGDEPGPLPPTLHSSLQPLFQYSGSLAGEQRFSTTLTGDEFFLRDHQVAGQPLVPAAMQLEWARAAMAQARGLPAEHPVLLEEIAWLRPLALRSPLQVHVGLREQGEGTVAYRIFSDDQGEPLVHSQGRARLDSSPEQPRVDLQQLRAGCGRQLDGAACYGRFARIGLDYGPSFQVLQGLELADDLVLARLRGASTPPGVGLPAPLIDGALQASLGLAAQDALALPFALQRLEQWHALPHEVWAILRPATNHRGKQRGIDIDLADSEGRVMVRLSGFSSRAPADKSPLEATDTDPLQELSLMPAWEPILEQPGNTLSDSRPGGRMVEICGEVEQGQLTAGGQGAWQSWLQQQEPFEHLVWHVPPGQPWAAKAAFLLIKALLELGHGGRPLGLCVVTRQALGVRPQELGDPFQASVHGLIGSLAKEYPNWRLDLVDLAPQDPIPWSALLGRTPGVAGETLAYRQGRGYRQRLLVCQLAAPAQPAFRQAGVYVLLGGAGGIGVAFSEYLIRQYQAQVVWLGRRSEDQAIADQCARLAALGPAPLYLQADGRDRAALEAALSEIHGCYGAVHGVVHAALVLADRSLAQMDEQTFEAALAAKQETALNLDAVFGNEPLDLMLYFSSLQSFARMAGQGNYAAGCCFVDEFARNAQRPYPVKLVHWGYWGGVGVVASPDYRARMTQVGIGSIEAPQAMAWLENWLAGPLERLGFAKLDLARVAPAWGIASDEVAELMPAVPVVSLPVPPLLAPPVTAASAWQALEQRLKPLLYSLLQEHGWLATEQGLAPQYQRWRAAALRLAGHPEADTGWDRQWSQWQAYCEQVLAGTEPRGLETQVRLLDQMLRALPAILRGEREATQVLFPEGRLDGVEALYRDHPVADHFNAVLGERLQAYVEQRLRLEPQARLRILEVGAGTGGTSAGLLARLAPYAGQIDEYAYTDVSPVFLEHAQQHYAPRAGYLRTGLLDIERDPSSQGFQAGGYDVVVAANVLHATRDITQTLGQVKSLLKGNGLLLLNEATQAHLFGHLTFGLLPGWWLAEDPELRIPGTPMLTPANWRCVLQTQGFYGVDIPCGTTQALSQEIILAISDGVVRHAVTPIEPLSAAPAGPTTEAQGAQPPAAPSGLDAQELATQVEAAITQMISDYLKIAREELDRNTPFGEFGFDSIASTAFTRLLNERYGLDMAPSEFFETPTIAALASYLAQEYRAELQPLFAPAQAPRASEASAPKVAAPRVDHVAQGPGGEPGLTKAGAEPIAVIGMSGRFPEAEDIDALWRNLEAGRDCIGELPLGRFGAGPEPTLRHAGVLEDLDGFDPAFFNISRREAQGMDPQHRLLMMQVYKVIEDAGYSVQSLSGSNTALLVGTCATGYAQLLAQSGEAVTAALAVGTAGSMGPNRMSYWLNWHGPSEPIETACSSSLVAVHRAVTLLRTGQCDQAVVGGVNTLLSAEAHESFMHAGVLSGDGRCRAFSAQAGGYVRGEGVAMLMLKPLSAAERDGDHIHGLILGSAQNHGGQANSLTAPNPQAQAKVIETALREAGVDLASIGYIEAHGTGTELGDPIEIKGLKQAFRKLAGKDALAEHSVGLGTIKSNIGHLELAAGVAGLVKVLLQMRHGCLVQSLHSLPLNPQIELAGSPFYVVDAKRPWPALVDGRGNVLPRRAGVSSFGFGGVNAHVVLEEYRPQSLPAQTAQAKPVLVLLSARNATGLKARVEQLLAFMEHREVDLQSLAYTLQVGREAMKVRLACVVDSVDNLRSRLRAYLGEEGGQGEIFHGDIKRDPGLQMIFQADEDLQETASRLIAQGKLGRLAQWWVLGLEIDWTRLYGQQRPRRISLPTYPFALERCWVQASAKPRASQPHREPAPIASLPGKPRGLRLQATEERAELRAVASQGGASSGHSTVQVAVAARQISQDTAATTAMPDSRRDRIELTELEGVLRQTLAEALRIEVDDIDPDEILSDRGLDSIVAVEWIRDINKRYSILLNTSKVYEFPTIRKMALLVQQTREQLRATAPDSEAAPIVPLAEECRAASQSHPEPATSSGQRLAMENEVTTSASGENASIRQRQLEQELTASLAESLRIDGQDIDPERILSEIGLDSIIAVEWIRDINRRYSILLNTSKVYEFPTIRTLAMLVGQLRDGTASATQHASGTPPQVVKEAKEKTLAGSVSAPSKVLSPVVIPEMDSRAAMAISVLDPTTSEPNSTLAVQSRVLASQLRLDTLIGSDILRAASQLAPPADLPPNQVLLTGASGFVGRFLALALGQGLEARGGTLYCLVRAASDEAARQRLVESLAASNELQQRLVEFLRAGRLVILAGDLTKPRLGLAQPTWDMLAHKVEAIVHNGALVNHLLAYNQLHGTNVHGTAEVIRLALSGRKKTINFLSSIAVGNPVNRNEPIHEGEKALELYDNCLGAGRYAAGYAASKWAGEALLQEAWEKWLVPVKVFRCGMLLPHSTHRGFVNLGDVFSRFLVSLVQTGIAPPSLHFDSSRPVAAGFRGLPVDVAVRSIAQISLGADTGYSIYHVLSNAPGAPSLDQLVDWIQELGYPIDRLQSTQAWRADFMVRLEALSARPRSYSLYSSVYQLDELQDVLHQPEFDSHRFAERTRSLIDGPAVQDCLAPIDRGFISSYLDELGEAGLI